From Caldilineales bacterium:
TCAGCCTACTTTGATGCCAGGTGTCGACTGCTCGGCCGAGCCGGCGTTTGCGCCCCTGCCTGGATTATGTGAGTTCCGCCTACTTTAACTCATCTCCCTCTCTTCGGGAAACTTTGACGCCCACCCTTGGACACAGGGCGCCTTTCGTTTTCGGGGCGTCTGTCATTACTGCCGGTCGGGGCGATGACTTGTCGCGCTGAGTCGCTGTCGGTAATTGGGCGAACAACGGGTACAATACTGGACGATGACCCCCGCCCCATCTTCCCTCGCGCCACACACCCCGCCCCGTCCCTCGTCCCCTGCGCCGCCGACCCTGCGACCAGCGACGAGGCCTGTCTCGCGCCCCGCCCTCATCCTCCTGCTCCTCATCCTCCTGCTCGCCGCCACCCTTCGCTTCTATCTCCTGGCCGGGCAGAGCTTCTGGGCCGACGAGGGCAACTCGGTTGTCCTGGCGGGTCGTAGCCCGGCAGAGATCATCACCGCCGCCGCCGCCGACATCCATCCCCCGGCCTATTACCTGCTGCTGGCGGGCTGGGGCCGCGTCTTCGGCCTGAGCGAGGCAGGCGCGCGCAGCCTGTCGGCCATCCTGGGCGTGGGGCTGGCCGCCGTCCTCTTCCTCCTCGGCCTTTCTCTCCGCGGCGCCGGGCTGGGGCTGGCCGCCGCTTTCCTGGCTGCCGCCAATCCCTTTCTGGTCTACTACAGCCAGGAAGCGCGCATGTACGAACTCCTGGCCCTGTGCGCCGCCCTCACTGGTCTGGCCCTGGCCCTGTGGACCCGGCCCGACCGCCGCCGCCTGCCGGCAGCGATCCTCTACAGCGCCTTCGCTGCCCTCGGCCTCTACACCCACTACGCCTTTCCCATCCACCTCCTCGCCCTCAACCTGGTCTTCGTCCTGTGGCTGTGGCACAGCCGCCGCAGCCAGCAAGCGCCTGGCAAAACCATGCTCGGCTGGTCGGTCTCGCAGGCCATCCCGGCCCTGCTGTATGCGCCGTGGCTGCCCATTGCCCTGCGCCAGCTGCGCACCTGGCCGGCGCCGGCCGTCTCGCTCGGCCCCGGCCAGGCCCTGACCGAAACCTTCCGGCTCTTCACCTGTGGGCCTACCCCCTGTTCGGCGCCAGCCATCCTCTTGTTCATCTCGGCGTCGGTTGCGGTCGGGCTGCTGATCGCCGCCGTCCTGCCCTTTGTCCGCGCTCCTCATCGCCGTTTCGAGACCGCCCTGCCGCTGCTTTGGCTGCTGGCGCCGTTGGCGGCCATGCTCGTCTTTCGCATCTTCAGCCCCGTCTTCTTCAAATTCCTCCTCATCGCCGCCCCGGCCTACCTGCTCTTGCTGGCGCTTGGCAACGACAGGATTGCAACCCTGATCGAAAGCCGCCTCAAGGTGACCAGAGCGCCAGGGCCGCGCCTTCTCCTCCGCCTGCCCTTCCTCCTCCTCCTCGTCCTCCCCGCCGTCCCCCCCCTCTCTCGTTACTACCACGACCCTGCCGTCGCCCGCGATGACTACCGCGGCCTGGCCGCCTATCTGCGGGCGGTGGCCGGGGCCGAAGATGCCGTCATCTTGCTGGCGCCGGGGCAAGCCGATGTCTTCGGCCAGTACGAACACGGCCCCGCCCCCGTCTATCCCCTGCCGCGCGCCCGTCCCCTCGACCCCGCCGCCACGCTGTCCGAGATCGACCGCATCCTCGCCGCCTCTGACCGGGTCTTCGCCATCTACTGGGCCAGCGAGCAGGCCGATCCCGACCGGCTGATCGAGCGTTATCTGGCCGCGCACGCCTTCGCAGCCTGGGACGCCTGGGTGGGCAACCTGCGTTTCGTGGCCTATAGCGCCGAAGCCCCGCCCGCAATCCGGCCATTTTCCTCGCCCATCCCCGTTGGCGACGCCTTTGCCCTGGCCGGGATCGGCTTCAGCCCCGGCCCGGTGCAGCCCGGCGACATCGCCCGCGTCCTCCTGAACTGGCGTAGCCTGGCCGAGACCGGCGCCAACTACAAAGTCACCCTGCAACTGCTCGACGCCGTTGGACAGGTGGCGGCGCAGGTCGATTCCGAACCGGTGGGCGGCGCTCGTCCCACCAGCAGCTGGCGCCCTGGCGACGAAATCACCGACCCTTATGGCCTGGCCATCCCTCTCGCCACCCCGCCTGGCGGCCATCGCCTCATCCTGGCCGTCTATGACGCCGCCACCGGCAACCGCCTCCCCATCTTCGCCCCTGCCGGCGCCAGCGACCATCTGGAGGTGGGGACGATCCGCATCGACCCGCCGGCGGCAGCGCCACCCCTCGCCGTCCTTCCCATCAGCCATCGCGCCGCCGTCCCCGTTGGCCCCTTCACCTTCCTCGGCCATGACCGCTTCAAACAGGGCTTCGACCACGCCCCCGAGACGCCGCTGGCAGCGGGCGATTCCCTGCACCTGAACACCTGGTGGCGGGCCGACCAACCACCCGACGGCGATTACAGCTTCGAGTTGTTGCTCGATGACCGCACCCTGGGCCGTTTCCCCCTCGCCGGCCCGGCCTTCCCCACCGGCCTGTGGCAACCCGGCCAGCCCTGGCGTGGCGAGATCAGCCTCCCCCTCCCACCCGACCTGGCCACGGCAGGCAACCACACCCTGGCCTTGCGCCTCCTCGCCCCATCCGGCCAGCCGCTTGGCCAGCCGATCCCCCTGCAACCGGCGATACGATACTGATTGCGGATTGCGGATTGCGGATTGCGAAACGGATCGATGTAAGAGTTCACCTTGCCTGTCATTGCGAGGCCGTAGGCCGAAGCAATCCCCGACTTTCTCATGTGATTTCGGGATTGCTTCCTTCACTGTGTTCAGGACGGCTGTCGCCCCTCGCAATGA
This genomic window contains:
- a CDS encoding glycosyltransferase family 39 protein, with translation MTPAPSSLAPHTPPRPSSPAPPTLRPATRPVSRPALILLLLILLLAATLRFYLLAGQSFWADEGNSVVLAGRSPAEIITAAAADIHPPAYYLLLAGWGRVFGLSEAGARSLSAILGVGLAAVLFLLGLSLRGAGLGLAAAFLAAANPFLVYYSQEARMYELLALCAALTGLALALWTRPDRRRLPAAILYSAFAALGLYTHYAFPIHLLALNLVFVLWLWHSRRSQQAPGKTMLGWSVSQAIPALLYAPWLPIALRQLRTWPAPAVSLGPGQALTETFRLFTCGPTPCSAPAILLFISASVAVGLLIAAVLPFVRAPHRRFETALPLLWLLAPLAAMLVFRIFSPVFFKFLLIAAPAYLLLLALGNDRIATLIESRLKVTRAPGPRLLLRLPFLLLLVLPAVPPLSRYYHDPAVARDDYRGLAAYLRAVAGAEDAVILLAPGQADVFGQYEHGPAPVYPLPRARPLDPAATLSEIDRILAASDRVFAIYWASEQADPDRLIERYLAAHAFAAWDAWVGNLRFVAYSAEAPPAIRPFSSPIPVGDAFALAGIGFSPGPVQPGDIARVLLNWRSLAETGANYKVTLQLLDAVGQVAAQVDSEPVGGARPTSSWRPGDEITDPYGLAIPLATPPGGHRLILAVYDAATGNRLPIFAPAGASDHLEVGTIRIDPPAAAPPLAVLPISHRAAVPVGPFTFLGHDRFKQGFDHAPETPLAAGDSLHLNTWWRADQPPDGDYSFELLLDDRTLGRFPLAGPAFPTGLWQPGQPWRGEISLPLPPDLATAGNHTLALRLLAPSGQPLGQPIPLQPAIRY